The stretch of DNA GCATGTTCATGCGCAGAGATTGCCACTGCTCGCCGTCGTCGACCGAGAAGTAGACCTCGCGCTCCGTTCCCGCGAAGAGCAAACCCGCCTGGTGCGGATCCTCGCGGACCACGTTCACCGGGTCACGAAGCCCGGCGACGACACGCGTCCATGTTGCCCCTCCGTCATGTGTGCGATAGACATGGGAGCGCATGTCGTCCCGGCGGATGGCGTTGACTGCCACGTACGCCGTATCCCGGTCGAAATGCCCCGCGTCGATTTGAGACACCTTGTCCCAGGCGCGGAGCTCTCGAGGCGTGACGTCCTTCCAGCTCTTTCCGCCATCATGGGTCACGTGCACCAGCCCGTCGTCGGTGCCGGCCCAGATGATGTTCACGTCGAGAGGTGATGGCGCGACCGCGTAGATGACGCCGCGACGCGGCATCGTATCGAGCTCCGGAGTGCGGAAATCACCAACGCTCTCCGGAACCTCGGGCCGCTCTCGCGAGAGATCGGGACTCACGATCTTCCACTCCTGGCCCCCGCTCGTCGTCTCCCAGAGCACGTTCGTCGCGAAGAGCAGCTTGAATGGGTCCGCGGGGTGGAAGAGGAGTGGCATCGTGCGCAGGATGCGGTAGTTTCCCGAGCGGAGCGCTTCCGGGGCCACGTTCTGCGTTTGTCCCGTGCGTTTGTCGAATCGGACGACCCGTCCGCCATAAACGATATCCGGATCTCGGGGGTCGGGTGCGATGTAGGCGTACTCGTCGGCGCCCACCCCCATCCAGTCACGAAACGAGAGCTGCCCGCCGTTTCCCCGGCTGGCGATGCCGATGGCGCCGCTCTCCTGCTGGCCTCCGTAAACCCAATATGGGAACTGATTGTCGGTCGTGACGTGATACAGCTGGGCGGTGGGTTGGTTGTACCAGGAGCTCCAGGTGCGGCCGCCGTTGACGGTGACGACGGCCCCTTGATCGGCGGTAAACAACATGATGTCGGGCTGCTCGGGATTGATCCAGATGCGCTGGTAATCGTCTCCTCCAGGGGCACCCTTTATGGAGGTCCAGGTTCGCCCGCCGTCCTCGGATCGATAGGCC from Vicinamibacteria bacterium encodes:
- a CDS encoding glycoside hydrolase is translated as MDPSAYQELRYRLIGPFRASRTVGGTGVPSRPSVFYAGVNNGGVWKTDDYGRTWTPIFDSAPTGSVGDLAVSPSHPDVIYVGTGEGLHRPDLSVGDGIFKSIDGGSTWDHVGLGDVQQVGRIVVHPTNPDIVFVAGLGHPYGPNEERGVFRTTDGGGTWEKVLYVDPNTGASAVEIDPTEPRTIYAALYEHRMGPWENGSFSGLGTGLYKSVDGGSTWRRLEGGLPKDDWGPLFVGVSPSSPARVYLTVSARGGGGLYRSDDGGETWTQMSKDPRLGGDVRVHPDHPDLVFVGTIAAYRSEDGGRTWTSIKGAPGGDDYQRIWINPEQPDIMLFTADQGAVVTVNGGRTWSSWYNQPTAQLYHVTTDNQFPYWVYGGQQESGAIGIASRGNGGQLSFRDWMGVGADEYAYIAPDPRDPDIVYGGRVVRFDKRTGQTQNVAPEALRSGNYRILRTMPLLFHPADPFKLLFATNVLWETTSGGQEWKIVSPDLSRERPEVPESVGDFRTPELDTMPRRGVIYAVAPSPLDVNIIWAGTDDGLVHVTHDGGKSWKDVTPRELRAWDKVSQIDAGHFDRDTAYVAVNAIRRDDMRSHVYRTHDGGATWTRVVAGLRDPVNVVREDPHQAGLLFAGTEREVYFSVDDGEQWQSLRMNM